The proteins below are encoded in one region of Mycobacterium pseudokansasii:
- a CDS encoding cobyric acid synthase, which yields MSGALLVAGTSSDAGKSVVVAGLCRLLARGGVRVAPFKAQNMSNNSAVAVEGGEIGRAQAIQARAAGLEPSVRFNPILLKPGSDRTSQLVIRGRVADSVTAAGYLQHRDRLAGVVLDELASLRAEFDAVICEGAGSAAETNLRATDLANLGLARAANLPVVVVGDIDRGGLLAHLFGTVAVLDPDDQAHIAGFIVNKFRGDPALLEPGLRQLLESTGRPTYGVLPYTDELWLDAEDSLSVVAHRVVGTPGPPRGDQWLRVAAVRVPRISNSTDVEALACEPGVLVRWITDPADLADADLIVLPGSKATIADLSWLRDRGLAGVIVDHARAGRPVLGICGGFQMLCRRIEDTVESGAGEVAGLGLLDADIVFAADKRLRRWQSPLTGYEIHHGRLARCAETGWFEIDSEAQGVRCGAVFGTHWHGLLDNDDFRRAWLTQVAAAAGRSGFVIADGVNVAAQRDAQLDLMADLLASHMDVESVLGLLAGPPPQRPYLVSELRG from the coding sequence GTGAGCGGGGCACTGCTGGTTGCCGGAACCAGTTCCGATGCCGGCAAGTCGGTGGTGGTGGCGGGCCTGTGCCGGTTGCTGGCCCGCGGCGGCGTGCGGGTGGCGCCATTCAAGGCGCAGAACATGTCCAACAATTCCGCCGTCGCCGTCGAAGGCGGCGAGATCGGCCGCGCCCAGGCCATCCAGGCTCGCGCCGCGGGTTTGGAGCCCAGCGTGCGGTTCAACCCCATCCTGCTCAAGCCGGGCAGTGACCGGACATCGCAACTCGTCATCCGGGGCAGAGTCGCCGATAGCGTCACGGCGGCCGGCTATCTGCAGCATCGCGATCGGCTAGCTGGTGTCGTGCTCGACGAATTAGCAAGTCTGCGGGCCGAGTTCGATGCAGTGATCTGCGAGGGAGCCGGATCTGCAGCCGAAACGAACTTGCGGGCAACGGATTTGGCAAATTTGGGGCTGGCGCGCGCGGCCAACCTGCCAGTGGTCGTAGTCGGCGACATCGACCGTGGAGGCTTGCTGGCCCATCTGTTCGGGACGGTCGCGGTGCTCGACCCCGACGACCAGGCACACATTGCGGGCTTCATTGTCAACAAGTTTCGCGGTGATCCTGCGCTGCTGGAGCCGGGGTTGCGGCAGCTGCTGGAGTCGACGGGCCGCCCCACCTATGGGGTGTTGCCCTACACCGACGAGCTGTGGCTCGACGCCGAGGACTCGCTGTCGGTGGTGGCGCACCGCGTCGTCGGCACGCCCGGGCCGCCCCGCGGCGACCAGTGGCTGCGGGTGGCGGCGGTGCGAGTGCCGCGGATCTCCAACTCCACCGATGTCGAGGCGCTGGCGTGTGAGCCCGGCGTGCTGGTGCGTTGGATCACCGACCCCGCGGACCTGGCCGACGCCGACCTGATCGTGCTGCCCGGCAGCAAGGCCACCATCGCCGACCTGTCGTGGCTGCGCGACCGTGGCCTGGCCGGCGTCATCGTCGATCACGCGCGGGCGGGCAGGCCGGTGCTGGGGATCTGCGGTGGCTTCCAAATGCTGTGCCGCAGAATCGAAGACACCGTTGAGTCCGGGGCCGGGGAGGTGGCCGGGCTGGGCTTGTTGGACGCCGACATCGTGTTCGCCGCGGACAAGAGGCTGCGGCGCTGGCAGTCGCCGTTGACCGGTTATGAGATCCATCACGGGCGGCTGGCCCGCTGCGCCGAGACGGGTTGGTTCGAAATCGACTCCGAGGCACAGGGCGTGCGATGCGGCGCGGTTTTCGGCACCCACTGGCACGGCCTGCTCGACAACGACGACTTCCGTCGCGCCTGGCTCACCCAGGTGGCCGCGGCCGCCGGCCGGAGCGGGTTCGTCATCGCCGACGGCGTCAACGTGGCGGCGCAACGCGACGCTCAGCTGGATCTGATGGCCGATCTGTTGGCGTCGCATATGGACGTCGAGTCGGTGCTCGGCCTGCTTGCTGGGCCGCCGCCGCAGCGGCCGTATCTGGTCAGCGAGCTGCGCGGTTAG
- a CDS encoding PPE family protein: MNFSVLPPEVNSARMFSGAGAGPMLAAAVAWDGLAFELAAAAAAFGSVTSGLANKSWQGAAAAAMAGAAAPYLGWLNAAASQAEEAAGQARVAAGAFEAAKAATVHPAALVANRGRLLSLVFSNLFGQNAPAIAAAEADYERMWAQDAAAMSDYYSGVSAAVGRLTPWQRSLHNLAGPLRGLLGGPGRAPATSADAAAVTTKAASSGATVMTGNSAQAVSPAGDAASARAVGVNAAAPLALSGIGNQGSGNTGNGNIGNNNSGSGNQGSGNQGSGNQGSGNIGSGNQGSGNEGSGNIGDNNPGSGNQGNGNRGDGNIGANNVGSGNTGSGNQGSGNQGSGNTGDGNRGSNNPGSGNTGNFNSGDGNRGNGNQGDGNVGANNVGSGNTGDGNGGNGNQGTGNAGDGNRGDNNVGSGNTGNNNDGDGNVGSNNTGDGNNNSANPAVGNPGDGNIGSGNSGDGNKGDNNSGNGNLGNANIGHGNKGNSNSGDGNLGLGNSGDGNKGNSNSGDGNLGTGNTGNANNGDTNSGNGNLGSTNVGDGNKGDTNTGDGNLGNTNVGDGNKGNNNRGTGNVGSGNTGDGNKGDTNSGFGNAGNNNTGDGNLGSGNSGFGNKGDNNQGNGNTGNNNTGNGNFGDTNSGLGNRGNNNTGDGNFGSGNSGYGNKGDSNQGSGNLGNGNIGSGNIGNTNTGNGNIGSGNSGSGNRGIGLGTGDNNQGSGNQGSGNTGNGNIGNNNSGSGNRGSGLLGTGDNNQGSGNQGSGNVGHGNIGNNNSGSGNTGTGNSGSGNFGSTNQGAGNYGTGNSGQGNRGDGNSGSGNLGNNNPGMGNIGNANQGGGNNGVNNIGWGNTGNNNVGFGNSGNNNFGLGLTGDNQVGIGGLNSGWFNLGLGNSGNFNIGFGNSGSGNIGFGNSGNYNIGFGNAGDGNTGWWNSGTGNTLASNSGNYSTGFWNSGNFNTGLWNSGNSNTGLYNSGHTNTGLFNSGSTNTGLFNSGSTNTGLYNSGSTNTGNFNSGGTNTGSYNSGGTNTGSYNAGGTNTGDYNAGGTNTGDYNAGGTNTGHHNAGGTNYGNYNAGGTNTGNYNAGSTNSGNYNSGGTNYGDYNSGGTNTGSYNSGGTNTGLYNSGGTNTGNYNSGGTNTGNYNSGGTNTGNYNSGNTNTGDLNSGNTNTGNQNSGNTNTGNQNSGNTNTGNLNSGNTNTGNLNSGNTNTGNLNSGNTNTYGDASRPDGYNSGNTNTGSYNSGNTNTGNLNSGNTNTGNLNSGNTNTGNLNSGNTNTYGDASRPDGYNSGNTNTGNYNSGNTNTGSYNSGNTNTGNHNSGRTNTGNFNSGNTNTYGDLSRPDGYNSGNTNTGSYNSGNTNTGNYNSGFTDTGDRNSGNTNTGNRNSGNTNTGDRNSGFTNTGNANSGNTNRFDFNSGNTNTGNNNSGFTNTGDGNSGRTNTGNTNAGNTNTGNGNSGNTNSGSNNSGATNTGNGNRGNTNTGSYNSGFTNTGDGNSGSTNTGNNNSGSTNTGDGNTGDTNTGNNNSGNLNTGNNNSGNYNIGDGNSGDGPLVLASGTGNLAGSSGLNNLSFGSSGQDNNGLGGGWSGSNNGGAGGGNSGSDNGGVGGGNSGSDNGGAGSSGNSGNNNGGFANGGNSGDHNNSPGGGNSGSGNNVAGGGNSGSNNSGAGGGNSGSNNSGVGGGNAGSNNSGSNGSSGVGNSAAGGNSGFGNSGSAGQSGTGNSGGAGNSGTSNNGSSGSSGYNNGGAGGNSGNGNSGSAGNSGSGNSGSAGNSGQNNSGSAGNSGSNNTGVTFGSSGSGNFAAGGNSGTGNSGSGGNSGSGNAGSAGNSGQSNSGSGGNSGANNTGATFGSSGSSNAAAGGSSGTGNNASGGNSGFNNNGSGGQSGTGNNGGAGTSGSNNNASGGSSGSGNNGTAGNSGRDNNGSGGNSGTGNNGSAGNSGSDNNAVTFGSSGTGNIAAQGSSGSGNSGTGGDSGKDNAGSAGSSGFNNNGSAGSSGRSNIGGGNAGTGNIGFGSSGTTNIGAGSSGTNNPGAGNAGTGNIGAGSSGTNNPGAGSSGNQNLGFGSSGSYNPGAGNSGTLNPGAGSSGLLNIYAGDSGYLAFGLGNSGLLTPGAGNSGLLTPGAGNSGGLLAGFGNSGALNLGAGVSGLLDFGATNSGLLNFGTLLSGVKNLGIYTSGTEDIGYVPRALYVANLIFGALTSL, from the coding sequence ATGAATTTCTCGGTGTTACCGCCGGAAGTCAACTCGGCACGAATGTTTTCTGGTGCCGGAGCCGGTCCGATGCTGGCTGCAGCGGTGGCCTGGGACGGGTTGGCGTTCGAATTGGCCGCGGCGGCAGCGGCTTTCGGTTCGGTGACGTCGGGACTGGCGAACAAATCGTGGCAGGGCGCCGCGGCGGCGGCGATGGCCGGCGCGGCCGCCCCCTATCTGGGTTGGCTCAATGCGGCGGCGTCGCAGGCCGAGGAGGCCGCGGGCCAGGCCCGCGTCGCAGCCGGTGCGTTCGAGGCGGCCAAGGCCGCGACGGTACATCCGGCTGCGTTGGTGGCCAACCGGGGTCGACTGCTGTCGCTGGTGTTCTCAAATCTGTTCGGGCAGAACGCCCCGGCGATCGCGGCCGCCGAGGCCGACTACGAGCGGATGTGGGCCCAGGATGCGGCGGCCATGTCGGACTACTATTCCGGGGTCTCGGCCGCCGTCGGCCGACTGACGCCGTGGCAACGTTCGCTGCACAACCTGGCCGGCCCGCTACGCGGCCTTCTCGGCGGCCCCGGACGCGCCCCGGCGACCAGTGCTGACGCTGCCGCCGTCACCACGAAGGCCGCCTCTTCCGGCGCTACCGTGATGACCGGCAATTCCGCCCAGGCCGTCAGCCCGGCCGGCGATGCGGCCTCAGCACGCGCGGTCGGCGTGAATGCTGCTGCGCCGCTGGCACTTTCAGGAATCGGCAACCAGGGCAGCGGAAACACCGGCAACGGCAACATCGGCAACAACAACTCTGGCAGCGGCAACCAGGGCAGCGGTAACCAGGGCAGCGGTAACCAGGGCAGCGGCAACATCGGCAGCGGCAACCAGGGCAGCGGTAACGAGGGCAGCGGAAATATCGGCGACAACAACCCGGGAAGCGGCAACCAGGGCAACGGCAACCGGGGCGACGGCAACATCGGCGCCAACAACGTCGGTAGCGGTAACACCGGCAGCGGCAACCAGGGCAGCGGTAACCAGGGCAGCGGCAACACCGGCGACGGCAACCGCGGCAGCAACAATCCGGGCAGCGGCAACACCGGCAACTTCAACTCCGGTGACGGCAACCGCGGCAACGGGAACCAGGGCGACGGCAACGTCGGCGCCAACAACGTCGGTAGCGGCAACACCGGTGACGGTAACGGCGGCAACGGTAATCAGGGCACCGGTAACGCCGGCGACGGCAACCGCGGCGACAACAACGTGGGCAGTGGCAATACGGGCAACAACAACGACGGTGACGGCAACGTCGGCAGCAACAACACCGGCGACGGCAACAACAACAGCGCCAACCCGGCCGTCGGCAACCCGGGCGACGGCAACATCGGCAGTGGCAACTCCGGCGACGGGAACAAGGGCGACAACAACTCCGGCAACGGAAACCTGGGCAACGCAAATATCGGCCACGGCAACAAGGGCAACAGCAACTCCGGCGACGGAAACCTGGGGCTGGGCAACAGCGGAGACGGCAACAAGGGCAACAGCAACTCCGGTGACGGCAATCTCGGCACCGGCAACACCGGCAACGCCAACAACGGCGACACCAATTCCGGCAATGGCAACCTGGGCAGCACCAACGTCGGTGACGGCAACAAGGGCGACACGAACACCGGCGACGGCAACCTGGGCAACACCAACGTCGGCGACGGCAACAAGGGCAACAACAACCGCGGCACCGGCAACGTAGGCAGCGGAAATACCGGTGACGGCAACAAAGGTGACACCAACTCCGGCTTCGGCAATGCAGGCAACAACAACACCGGCGACGGCAACCTCGGCAGCGGCAACTCCGGCTTCGGCAACAAGGGCGATAACAACCAAGGCAACGGAAATACCGGCAACAACAACACCGGCAACGGAAACTTCGGCGACACCAATTCCGGCCTGGGCAACCGCGGCAACAACAACACCGGCGACGGCAACTTCGGCAGCGGCAATTCGGGCTACGGCAACAAGGGCGACAGCAACCAGGGTTCGGGAAATCTGGGCAACGGCAACATCGGCAGCGGCAATATCGGTAACACGAACACCGGTAACGGCAACATCGGCAGCGGCAACTCGGGTAGCGGCAACCGCGGTATCGGATTAGGGACCGGCGACAACAATCAGGGCAGCGGGAACCAGGGCAGCGGCAACACGGGCAACGGCAATATCGGCAACAACAATTCTGGCAGCGGCAACCGCGGTAGCGGACTCTTGGGAACCGGCGACAACAACCAGGGCAGCGGTAACCAGGGCAGCGGCAACGTCGGCCACGGCAATATCGGCAACAACAATTCGGGCAGCGGCAACACCGGGACCGGCAACTCCGGCAGCGGTAACTTCGGCAGCACCAACCAGGGCGCCGGTAACTACGGCACCGGAAATTCCGGGCAGGGAAACCGGGGTGACGGAAATAGCGGCAGCGGCAACCTCGGCAACAACAATCCCGGCATGGGTAACATCGGAAACGCCAATCAGGGCGGCGGAAACAATGGCGTCAACAACATCGGCTGGGGCAACACCGGAAACAACAACGTCGGGTTCGGCAACAGCGGTAACAACAACTTCGGGCTGGGGCTCACCGGCGACAACCAGGTGGGTATCGGCGGTCTGAACTCGGGCTGGTTCAACCTCGGTCTCGGCAACTCCGGAAACTTCAACATCGGGTTCGGCAACTCGGGCAGCGGAAACATCGGCTTCGGGAATTCGGGCAACTACAACATCGGTTTCGGCAACGCGGGCGACGGTAACACCGGCTGGTGGAACTCCGGCACCGGGAACACGCTGGCGTCGAACTCCGGCAACTACAGCACCGGTTTCTGGAACTCCGGCAACTTCAACACCGGATTATGGAATTCGGGTAACAGCAACACCGGTCTGTACAACTCGGGCCACACGAACACCGGGCTGTTCAACTCGGGCAGCACCAACACCGGGCTGTTCAACTCGGGTAGCACCAACACCGGCCTGTACAACTCCGGCAGCACGAACACCGGCAACTTCAACTCGGGTGGCACGAACACCGGCAGCTACAACTCGGGTGGCACCAACACCGGCAGCTACAACGCCGGCGGCACCAACACCGGTGACTACAACGCCGGCGGGACAAACACCGGTGACTACAACGCCGGTGGCACCAACACCGGCCACCACAACGCCGGGGGCACCAACTACGGCAATTACAACGCCGGTGGGACGAACACGGGCAATTACAACGCCGGTAGCACCAATAGCGGCAATTACAACTCGGGTGGCACCAACTACGGTGACTACAACTCGGGTGGCACCAACACCGGCAGCTACAACTCCGGTGGCACCAACACGGGTCTGTATAACTCCGGTGGTACCAATACCGGCAACTACAACTCGGGTGGCACCAACACCGGCAACTACAACTCGGGTGGCACCAACACTGGGAACTACAACTCGGGCAATACCAACACCGGCGACCTCAACTCGGGCAATACCAACACCGGCAACCAGAACTCCGGCAATACCAACACCGGCAATCAAAACTCCGGCAACACCAATACCGGTAACCTCAACTCCGGCAATACCAATACCGGTAACCTCAACTCCGGCAATACCAACACCGGCAACCTGAACTCCGGGAATACCAATACCTACGGGGACGCAAGTCGCCCCGACGGATACAACTCGGGCAACACCAACACCGGCAGCTACAACTCCGGCAATACCAACACTGGCAACCTGAACTCGGGTAACACCAACACCGGCAACCTGAACTCGGGTAACACCAACACCGGCAACCTGAACTCCGGGAATACCAACACCTACGGCGATGCCAGCAGGCCGGACGGGTACAACTCGGGCAACACCAACACCGGCAACTACAACTCGGGCAACACCAACACCGGCAGCTACAACTCGGGCAACACCAACACCGGCAACCACAACTCGGGTAGGACCAACACGGGCAACTTCAATTCAGGCAACACCAACACCTATGGTGATCTCAGCAGGCCGGACGGGTACAACTCGGGCAACACCAATACCGGCAGTTACAACTCGGGCAACACCAACACCGGCAACTACAACTCGGGCTTCACCGACACCGGCGACCGCAACTCGGGCAACACCAACACCGGCAACCGCAATTCCGGCAACACCAACACCGGCGACAGGAATTCGGGCTTCACCAACACCGGTAATGCGAACTCCGGCAACACCAACCGATTCGACTTCAACTCCGGTAACACCAACACCGGCAACAACAACTCCGGATTCACCAACACCGGCGACGGGAACTCGGGCCGCACCAACACCGGCAACACCAACGCCGGCAACACCAACACCGGCAACGGCAACAGTGGGAACACCAACAGCGGCAGCAACAACTCGGGGGCCACCAATACCGGCAACGGAAACCGGGGCAACACCAATACCGGCAGCTACAATTCCGGGTTCACCAACACCGGCGACGGAAACAGCGGTAGCACCAACACCGGAAACAACAACTCGGGCAGCACCAACACGGGCGACGGAAACACCGGCGACACCAACACCGGCAACAATAATTCCGGGAATCTCAACACCGGTAACAACAATTCGGGCAACTACAACATCGGCGACGGCAACAGCGGCGACGGCCCCCTGGTGCTGGCTTCGGGTACGGGCAACCTCGCGGGTTCGTCCGGCTTGAACAACCTATCGTTCGGTTCATCGGGTCAGGACAACAATGGCCTGGGCGGGGGGTGGTCCGGCTCGAACAACGGTGGCGCGGGCGGCGGGAACTCGGGGTCCGACAACGGTGGTGTGGGCGGCGGAAACTCGGGGTCCGACAACGGTGGTGCCGGCAGTTCGGGCAATTCCGGCAATAACAACGGCGGCTTCGCCAACGGCGGAAACTCTGGCGACCACAACAACAGCCCCGGCGGCGGAAACTCCGGTTCCGGCAATAACGTTGCCGGCGGTGGGAATTCGGGCTCCAACAACAGCGGCGCGGGCGGAGGCAACTCGGGTTCCAACAACAGCGGTGTCGGCGGCGGCAACGCCGGTAGTAACAACTCCGGCAGCAATGGAAGCTCCGGCGTAGGGAACTCGGCGGCCGGCGGGAACTCCGGCTTCGGCAACAGCGGCAGCGCCGGTCAATCCGGCACCGGCAACAGCGGCGGCGCCGGAAACTCGGGCACCAGCAACAACGGGTCCTCCGGAAGTTCGGGGTACAACAACGGTGGGGCCGGAGGTAACTCCGGTAACGGCAACTCCGGCAGCGCGGGGAACTCGGGCAGCGGCAACTCCGGAAGTGCCGGCAACTCCGGCCAGAACAACAGCGGCAGCGCGGGCAACTCGGGCAGCAACAACACCGGAGTCACCTTCGGAAGCTCCGGCTCCGGCAATTTCGCGGCCGGCGGCAATTCGGGCACCGGCAATTCGGGCAGCGGGGGCAACTCAGGCAGCGGCAACGCCGGCAGCGCGGGCAACTCCGGCCAGAGCAACAGCGGCAGCGGCGGCAACTCGGGTGCCAACAACACCGGGGCCACCTTCGGAAGCTCGGGCAGCAGTAACGCCGCGGCCGGGGGAAGTTCCGGCACCGGTAATAACGCCAGCGGCGGCAACTCGGGCTTCAACAACAACGGCAGCGGCGGGCAGTCCGGCACCGGAAACAACGGTGGCGCAGGGACTTCGGGCTCCAATAACAACGCCTCGGGAGGCAGCTCCGGCTCGGGCAACAACGGAACCGCCGGCAATTCGGGCCGGGACAACAACGGCAGCGGCGGCAACTCGGGCACCGGCAACAACGGCAGCGCGGGCAACTCGGGCAGCGACAACAACGCGGTGACGTTTGGCAGCTCGGGGACCGGCAACATCGCGGCGCAGGGCAGCTCGGGTTCGGGCAACTCGGGCACCGGGGGAGACTCGGGTAAAGACAACGCCGGAAGCGCGGGAAGTTCGGGCTTCAACAACAACGGGTCGGCCGGCAGCTCCGGCCGCAGCAACATCGGCGGCGGCAATGCCGGTACCGGCAACATCGGCTTCGGCAGCTCCGGCACGACCAACATCGGGGCCGGCAGTTCGGGCACCAACAACCCCGGCGCCGGCAATGCGGGCACCGGCAACATCGGCGCCGGCAGCTCGGGCACTAACAACCCGGGCGCGGGCAGCTCGGGCAACCAGAACCTGGGCTTCGGGAGTTCCGGAAGCTACAACCCCGGCGCGGGAAATTCCGGGACGCTCAACCCGGGCGCGGGCAGCTCGGGCCTGCTCAACATCTACGCCGGGGACTCGGGCTATCTGGCTTTCGGCTTGGGCAATTCGGGCTTGCTGACGCCGGGCGCGGGGAACTCGGGCCTGCTGACACCGGGTGCGGGAAACTCGGGTGGCCTGCTGGCCGGTTTCGGGAACTCCGGGGCGCTGAACCTGGGCGCCGGGGTTTCGGGACTACTGGACTTCGGTGCCACCAACTCCGGCCTGCTCAACTTCGGCACCCTGTTGTCCGGCGTCAAGAACCTCGGGATCTACACCTCCGGAACGGAGGACATCGGTTATGTGCCGCGCGCGCTCTACGTCGCCAACCTCATTTTCGGAGCGCTGACGAGTCTGTGA
- a CDS encoding alpha/beta hydrolase, which translates to MMTTLDGFPVPVAVAGPATGVVVTILGAEQRAVAAYGAICERLHTASLRTVVIGADTRLTPKSVIGILDVLAIGWAVVVGDRAGGELAWELAATRLGRFAGLVVIDRGHPRVADVNGVVRDAHCPPVEISTTVLVSSPAARKVAQDSQRLAYADYRVVDLPARRNANDSTAQLATEIVLRTSGW; encoded by the coding sequence ATGATGACCACGCTCGACGGATTTCCGGTTCCGGTAGCGGTAGCGGGTCCGGCAACGGGGGTCGTCGTCACCATCCTGGGCGCCGAACAGCGTGCCGTCGCGGCCTACGGTGCGATTTGTGAACGCCTGCATACGGCATCGCTTCGGACCGTCGTTATCGGCGCTGACACGCGGCTGACCCCCAAGTCCGTGATAGGCATCCTTGACGTCCTGGCGATCGGTTGGGCGGTGGTGGTCGGTGACCGTGCCGGCGGCGAGCTCGCGTGGGAACTGGCGGCGACCCGGCTGGGTCGGTTCGCCGGCCTGGTGGTCATCGATCGCGGGCATCCGCGCGTGGCCGATGTCAACGGCGTGGTCCGCGACGCTCACTGCCCGCCGGTGGAGATCAGTACCACCGTGCTGGTGAGTTCTCCGGCCGCGCGGAAAGTCGCCCAGGACAGTCAGCGACTGGCCTACGCCGATTACCGCGTCGTGGACCTTCCGGCGAGACGCAATGCAAACGACTCGACCGCGCAGTTGGCCACCGAGATCGTCCTGCGTACCAGCGGCTGGTAA
- a CDS encoding gamma-glutamyl-gamma-aminobutyrate hydrolase family protein, with translation MVSNAFTGRGPVVGLTTYREQVQAGIWNVAASYLPADYSDAVIMAGGIAVLLPPQQVDPEIADRVLDGLHALVITGGYDLDPAAYGQQPHPATDRPRTGRDSWEFALLKGALDRGLPVLGICRGVQLLNVALGGTLHQHLPEVIGHGGHCAGNAVFTTLPVSTVPGTRLAGLIGEAADVPCYHHQAVGDVAAGLVVSATDADGVVEALELPGSRFVLAVQWHPEKALDDLRLFAGLVEAARGYADR, from the coding sequence GTGGTTTCGAACGCTTTTACGGGCCGGGGGCCGGTAGTCGGTCTGACGACCTATCGGGAGCAGGTGCAGGCCGGCATCTGGAACGTCGCCGCGAGCTACCTGCCCGCCGACTACTCCGATGCCGTCATCATGGCGGGCGGTATCGCGGTGTTGCTGCCGCCGCAGCAGGTGGATCCCGAGATCGCCGACCGGGTGCTGGACGGCTTGCATGCGTTGGTGATCACCGGGGGATATGACCTCGATCCCGCGGCGTACGGTCAACAACCGCATCCGGCCACCGACCGACCGCGAACCGGCCGCGACTCCTGGGAATTCGCGTTGCTGAAGGGCGCGCTGGACCGGGGATTGCCGGTGCTCGGGATCTGCCGCGGCGTGCAGTTGCTCAACGTCGCGCTCGGCGGCACGCTGCATCAGCACCTCCCCGAGGTCATCGGCCACGGCGGGCATTGCGCGGGCAATGCGGTGTTCACCACCTTGCCGGTCAGCACGGTGCCGGGCACCCGGTTGGCCGGGCTGATCGGGGAGGCCGCCGACGTACCCTGCTATCACCATCAGGCGGTCGGCGACGTCGCGGCAGGTCTGGTGGTCAGCGCGACCGACGCCGACGGCGTGGTGGAAGCGCTGGAATTGCCCGGAAGCCGATTTGTGCTTGCAGTGCAATGGCATCCGGAGAAGGCCCTGGACGACTTGCGGTTGTTCGCCGGGCTGGTGGAGGCGGCCCGCGGGTACGCGGACCGCTGA
- a CDS encoding PPE family protein, whose translation MDFGSLPPEINSGRRYSGPGSASILTAAAAWDALSAELYAAASGIGSATCGLAADWLGPAATAMTQAVTPFTAWLAATAGQAERAAVQAQAAAAAHAAAFAATVPPPVIAANRAVLTALIATNILGQNSPAIAATEAQYEYMWAQNAVAMYAYAGASASAARLTPFTAPPSVVDPAGPARQRAGLARASGAATATQVQETLLAGSELLSTLPHALQGLSASATVTSLDTALTSVSTSLSKLSSLTVPLNFAMYPLNFLDKGMGFAKAATAPVTAAAAGAMKAVDYGTRLLGSLSPGAGGGAGLAASMGRSMSLVALSVPHAWTAVSASAPSVGSSGAGWSAALSGPAEVGPSGVPFVPLTSMGGRDSGGPSASRFELRSTVVPRSPAGG comes from the coding sequence ATGGATTTCGGTAGTTTGCCGCCGGAAATCAACTCCGGCCGCAGGTATTCCGGTCCGGGTTCGGCGTCCATCTTGACCGCCGCGGCGGCCTGGGACGCGCTGTCGGCCGAGCTGTACGCGGCGGCCAGCGGTATCGGTTCAGCGACCTGCGGTCTGGCCGCCGACTGGCTCGGTCCGGCGGCGACGGCGATGACCCAAGCCGTAACACCCTTTACCGCGTGGCTCGCCGCCACGGCGGGCCAGGCCGAACGGGCGGCGGTCCAGGCACAGGCGGCCGCCGCCGCTCACGCGGCGGCGTTCGCGGCAACCGTTCCGCCGCCGGTGATCGCCGCCAATCGGGCAGTGCTGACGGCTCTGATCGCGACCAACATCCTGGGTCAAAACAGCCCGGCGATCGCCGCCACCGAGGCCCAATACGAGTACATGTGGGCTCAAAACGCTGTCGCGATGTATGCCTATGCCGGCGCTTCCGCGAGCGCCGCCAGGCTGACCCCGTTCACCGCGCCCCCGTCCGTCGTCGACCCGGCCGGGCCGGCCAGACAACGCGCCGGCCTCGCCCGGGCAAGCGGTGCCGCAACGGCCACCCAGGTGCAGGAGACCCTTCTGGCGGGGTCTGAGCTGCTCTCGACGCTGCCGCACGCGCTTCAAGGGCTGTCCGCGTCGGCGACGGTTACCTCGTTGGATACCGCCCTTACGTCGGTGTCGACGTCGCTGTCGAAACTGAGCTCGCTCACCGTACCGTTGAATTTCGCGATGTATCCGCTGAATTTCCTCGACAAGGGCATGGGGTTCGCCAAGGCGGCCACGGCGCCGGTCACCGCGGCCGCCGCGGGTGCGATGAAGGCCGTCGATTACGGGACGCGCTTGTTGGGGTCGCTGTCGCCCGGCGCGGGCGGCGGCGCCGGGCTGGCTGCGTCCATGGGCCGCAGCATGTCGTTAGTTGCGCTGTCGGTGCCGCATGCCTGGACCGCTGTGTCGGCAAGCGCCCCCTCGGTGGGGTCGTCAGGTGCCGGCTGGAGCGCTGCGTTGTCCGGACCGGCGGAAGTCGGGCCATCGGGCGTGCCGTTCGTGCCGCTGACGAGCATGGGCGGGCGAGATAGCGGCGGCCCTTCGGCTTCGCGGTTCGAGCTGCGTTCCACCGTCGTTCCCCGGTCGCCGGCGGGTGGATGA